In Kitasatospora gansuensis, a genomic segment contains:
- a CDS encoding helix-turn-helix domain-containing protein: MAHKPSCAARIRERAAASSWTVTDTVAEIAACCGVSLLRAHRLARGWTLRQAVAELVQLCERLGLPLPGVDEDQLAAWEKGRRPRVGTVDLLCRLYETNAQGLGVAGDYRAEAGPATAGTARPGIGSLSLPRQVVPVAAPDPFGDLVDTFRRTVEGTLASTTASATQLEVLDEQVMDLRRAYIVSPPTEMLGRLVRILEEVRLLAADRQPATVQSRLSEMIAVLATLVADALMKLGRLDQSRLWYGTARSAADDSGSGDLRARVRVQAAMLPYYYGPLERAVALTREARLLNRGRATVTGAFAAAAEARARARQGDAEGAREAIVQARELFERCPPSDETDAWAFPRRRLLFYLSGAHTALGDLREARRVQQEALALYVGDSGIDPALLALEEAMCLVQERSVTEACELAAHTFLTVPEEYRTEILGVRAQEVIAILPAQVRSSRAVRDLGELLALPTSRM, encoded by the coding sequence GTGGCTCACAAGCCGTCGTGTGCGGCGCGCATCCGGGAACGCGCCGCGGCGAGCAGCTGGACCGTCACGGACACGGTGGCGGAGATCGCGGCCTGCTGTGGCGTGAGCCTCCTCCGGGCGCACCGCCTCGCGCGGGGTTGGACGCTGCGTCAGGCCGTCGCCGAGCTGGTGCAGTTGTGTGAGCGGCTGGGACTGCCTCTCCCCGGCGTGGACGAAGACCAACTGGCGGCGTGGGAGAAGGGCCGGAGGCCGAGGGTCGGCACCGTCGACCTGCTGTGCCGGTTGTACGAGACCAATGCCCAAGGGCTCGGGGTCGCCGGCGACTACCGAGCGGAGGCCGGCCCAGCGACTGCTGGTACGGCACGGCCGGGGATTGGCTCTCTGAGCCTGCCTCGGCAGGTCGTTCCCGTCGCCGCCCCTGATCCCTTCGGCGACTTGGTCGACACGTTCCGGCGCACGGTCGAAGGGACCCTGGCCAGCACAACGGCCAGCGCGACGCAGCTGGAGGTCCTGGACGAGCAGGTCATGGACCTTCGGCGCGCCTACATCGTCTCGCCGCCGACCGAGATGCTGGGCCGACTCGTCCGGATCCTCGAAGAGGTCCGGCTGCTGGCCGCTGACCGCCAACCCGCCACCGTCCAGAGCCGCCTGTCCGAGATGATCGCCGTGCTGGCGACCCTCGTCGCGGACGCCCTGATGAAGCTGGGACGACTCGACCAGTCCCGGCTGTGGTACGGAACCGCCCGGTCGGCCGCCGACGATAGCGGCAGCGGTGACCTCCGTGCCCGCGTCCGTGTCCAGGCCGCGATGCTGCCCTACTACTACGGCCCGCTGGAGCGAGCCGTCGCGCTGACCCGGGAGGCCCGCCTGCTGAACCGCGGCCGAGCCACCGTCACTGGGGCGTTCGCCGCCGCTGCCGAGGCTCGCGCTCGCGCCCGCCAGGGCGACGCCGAAGGTGCCCGGGAGGCCATCGTCCAGGCACGCGAGCTGTTCGAGCGGTGCCCTCCCTCGGACGAAACCGACGCCTGGGCGTTCCCCCGCCGGCGCCTGCTGTTCTACCTCTCTGGCGCGCACACCGCTCTCGGTGACCTGCGGGAAGCACGGCGCGTTCAGCAGGAAGCCCTGGCGCTGTACGTCGGCGACAGCGGCATCGACCCGGCTCTGTTGGCCCTTGAAGAGGCGATGTGCCTGGTCCAGGAGCGGAGCGTCACCGAGGCGTGCGAGCTGGCCGCTCACACGTTCCTGACGGTCCCCGAGGAGTACCGCACCGAGATTCTGGGGGTTCGCGCGCAGGAGGTGATCGCCATACTGCCCGCGCAGGTCCGCTCGTCCCGGGCTGTCCGTGACCTTGGCGAGCTTCTGGCCCTCCCGACCAGCAGGATGTGA
- a CDS encoding ATP-binding protein — protein MPAITFSAPVKLDSVPHLRKRLPTELAASGVELTDDEVFAVKVCVTELVANSITHGFQGEAGNESAELTITADTDRTTGTLRLTAFDPGRGRPVERASGLHELNGRGLTMIRAYASGLGWGPAPDPGTNVVGQQVWCELTIQSLTDQADTATADEQPVSRSDITLQIASLLAASAVPAARPTIRVGSLRATLTAA, from the coding sequence ATGCCCGCCATCACGTTCAGTGCACCCGTCAAGCTCGACTCCGTCCCCCACCTCCGCAAGCGTCTACCCACCGAACTCGCGGCCAGCGGAGTCGAGCTGACGGACGACGAGGTCTTCGCCGTCAAGGTCTGCGTGACGGAGCTCGTCGCCAACTCGATCACCCACGGCTTCCAGGGGGAGGCCGGCAACGAGTCCGCCGAGCTGACCATCACGGCGGACACAGACCGCACCACCGGTACGCTGCGGCTCACCGCGTTCGACCCCGGCCGAGGAAGGCCGGTCGAACGCGCCAGCGGGCTGCACGAGTTGAACGGACGCGGGCTGACGATGATCCGCGCCTACGCCTCCGGCCTCGGCTGGGGCCCGGCACCCGACCCGGGCACGAACGTAGTCGGGCAGCAGGTCTGGTGCGAGCTGACGATCCAGTCGCTCACCGACCAGGCCGACACCGCCACGGCGGACGAGCAGCCGGTCAGCCGGTCGGACATCACTCTGCAGATCGCATCGCTGCTCGCCGCCTCGGCCGTGCCGGCGGCTCGACCCACGATCCGTGTCGGCAGCCTCCGAGCCACCCTCACCGCAGCCTGA
- a CDS encoding B12-binding domain-containing radical SAM protein, translating to MPDLPDTAADESDFLLVDPPALRAHLEAHLADQSGRVRVTGTLDRRLILVERLDGRWVIADLSGEPHNTRNWPTRLTGHLALDEHDSWLTLADLDDAAAHYFTRPAVTIAALYHPETFPLPRFPLGISDLARAARTTLLGEVRLLDMQLGVTMADLVKDLVDNAPDILGISATFGQHDLLLELLDTAYQLPTPPLVVAGGSLTVRNEALLLDQYPDLLIARGAGEATIQDVLAHWHGELEREAIQGIGYTGAARGGGMQLARRRTATVPNRNQTDILPELDLLPATFAHDGVAQLECSRGCKSACSFCPRGHKGQWSGAEPASLPWMLGEMSRIFDRFPGTSRTIYSVDEEFMGGGPDAVTRALDLAHMFHDAGFNWETSCRIEQVYHPDHDLDWHFERAAMWRKLTELGLRRCLFGVESGVDSILTRFNKDTSAEQNALAIRTLSALGVSTRLTYITFDPLMTLAELEATHAFQGRTDLLLNPLPHLAVEEIVEGVRDPDFVAEHATGRPLHSGISYMLVSMECLVGAAYTKMAEQAGLTGAARPSMGRVDSRYLDPRIGEASTAAQLWIDRSFPLDYTLKSLEKVLDGQPRHSVRAARTVLKDSAYTVLTGMLHEITSTPPADGTDQLAAGIASMLDREFEHLRAVVGPEVHTLTATLPSRHAERLRNQHDRWTNSDGWQLINAADPCGT from the coding sequence GTGCCGGACCTCCCCGACACGGCGGCCGACGAGTCGGACTTCCTGCTCGTCGACCCGCCCGCCCTCCGAGCGCACCTCGAAGCTCACCTCGCCGACCAGAGCGGCCGAGTGCGGGTCACCGGCACGCTCGACCGCCGCCTGATCCTTGTCGAGCGCCTCGACGGGCGGTGGGTGATCGCCGACCTCTCCGGCGAACCCCACAACACCAGGAACTGGCCGACGCGCCTGACCGGGCACCTCGCTCTCGACGAGCACGACTCGTGGCTGACGCTCGCCGACCTGGACGACGCCGCCGCCCACTACTTCACCCGGCCTGCCGTCACCATCGCCGCGCTCTACCACCCCGAGACCTTCCCGCTGCCCCGCTTCCCCCTCGGCATCAGCGACCTCGCACGGGCCGCCCGCACCACCCTGCTCGGTGAAGTCCGTCTGCTGGACATGCAGCTCGGCGTCACCATGGCGGACCTGGTGAAGGACCTGGTCGACAACGCCCCGGACATCCTCGGCATCTCGGCGACCTTCGGGCAGCACGACCTGCTGCTCGAACTCCTTGACACCGCCTACCAGTTGCCTACCCCTCCGCTGGTCGTCGCCGGCGGCAGCCTGACCGTCCGCAACGAGGCCCTCCTCCTCGACCAGTACCCGGACCTGCTGATCGCCCGAGGTGCGGGCGAAGCCACCATCCAGGACGTCCTGGCCCACTGGCACGGCGAGTTGGAGCGGGAGGCGATCCAGGGGATCGGCTACACCGGGGCCGCCCGCGGCGGCGGCATGCAGCTCGCCCGTCGCCGCACCGCCACCGTCCCGAACCGGAACCAGACCGACATCCTCCCCGAACTGGACCTGCTCCCGGCCACGTTCGCCCACGACGGAGTCGCCCAACTGGAGTGCTCGCGGGGCTGCAAGAGCGCCTGCTCGTTCTGCCCGCGCGGGCACAAGGGTCAGTGGTCGGGGGCCGAGCCCGCGTCCCTGCCGTGGATGCTCGGCGAGATGAGCCGGATCTTCGACCGCTTCCCCGGCACCTCCCGCACCATCTACAGCGTCGACGAGGAGTTCATGGGCGGCGGACCCGACGCCGTCACCCGCGCCCTCGACCTCGCGCACATGTTCCACGACGCGGGCTTCAACTGGGAGACCAGCTGCCGCATCGAGCAGGTCTACCACCCCGACCACGACCTCGACTGGCACTTCGAGCGCGCCGCGATGTGGCGCAAGCTCACCGAACTCGGCCTCCGCCGCTGCCTGTTCGGCGTCGAGTCCGGAGTCGACTCGATCCTCACCCGCTTCAACAAGGACACCAGCGCGGAGCAGAACGCCCTGGCGATCCGCACCCTGTCGGCGCTCGGCGTATCCACTCGCCTGACCTACATCACCTTCGACCCGCTGATGACCCTGGCCGAACTCGAAGCCACCCACGCCTTCCAAGGCCGCACCGACCTGCTCCTCAACCCGCTGCCGCACCTGGCGGTCGAGGAGATAGTCGAAGGCGTCCGCGACCCCGACTTCGTCGCCGAGCACGCCACCGGCCGGCCGCTGCACTCCGGTATCTCCTACATGCTCGTCAGCATGGAGTGCCTGGTCGGCGCCGCCTACACCAAGATGGCCGAGCAGGCCGGACTGACGGGAGCGGCCAGGCCCTCCATGGGCCGGGTGGACTCCCGCTACCTGGATCCGCGCATCGGCGAGGCCAGCACCGCCGCCCAGCTGTGGATCGACCGCTCCTTCCCGCTCGACTACACCCTCAAGTCGCTGGAGAAGGTCCTCGACGGCCAGCCTCGGCACTCCGTCCGGGCCGCCCGCACCGTCCTCAAGGACTCCGCGTACACCGTCCTGACCGGCATGCTCCACGAGATCACCAGCACACCGCCCGCCGATGGCACCGATCAGCTCGCCGCCGGCATCGCCAGCATGCTCGACCGCGAGTTCGAGCACCTGCGCGCAGTCGTCGGCCCCGAAGTCCACACGCTCACCGCGACCCTGCCTAGCCGGCACGCCGAGCGCCTGCGCAACCAGCACGACCGCTGGACCAACTCCGACGGCTGGCAGCTGATCAACGCCGCCGACCCCTGCGGCACCTGA
- a CDS encoding aminoglycoside phosphotransferase family protein yields the protein MTVPVVIGGFAESEVHSVLEEACRRIGVDPVGAEMLRGHTNAVFRLKGAGAVAKIARAGTPVADVQRTVRLVQWLSSQDFPTVELLPVEQPVLVGEHAITFWQYLPQPADPVPAALLAEPLRTLHRLSPPPFDVRTLDTVGAIRRSLAAITGLPPADLSFLAQRLDHLESALAEVRYAVRPGLLQGDPQHRNALHHGGSAVLCDWDTACFGPPELDCVTVEIHCRRFGYGRAHYEQFAERYGFDVTGWSGYGVLRDLRELRMITTNAKRAAAGTSTLGEVVSRVEGLRRDRHDLRWNIL from the coding sequence ATGACTGTTCCGGTTGTCATCGGCGGCTTCGCCGAATCCGAGGTCCACTCCGTCCTCGAGGAGGCGTGCCGCCGCATCGGGGTCGACCCGGTTGGCGCCGAGATGCTGCGCGGCCACACCAACGCGGTGTTCCGGTTGAAAGGCGCCGGAGCGGTGGCCAAGATCGCGCGGGCCGGCACGCCGGTGGCCGACGTCCAGCGCACTGTGCGGCTGGTCCAGTGGCTCAGCAGCCAGGACTTCCCCACCGTCGAACTGCTCCCGGTGGAGCAGCCGGTGCTCGTCGGCGAGCACGCCATCACCTTCTGGCAGTACCTCCCGCAGCCCGCCGATCCCGTGCCAGCCGCGCTCCTCGCGGAGCCGCTTCGTACCCTGCACCGGCTCTCACCTCCTCCGTTTGATGTCCGGACGCTCGACACGGTCGGCGCGATCCGCCGATCCCTCGCGGCAATCACCGGGCTGCCGCCTGCGGACCTGTCCTTCCTGGCGCAGCGCCTCGATCACCTCGAATCGGCCTTGGCCGAAGTCCGCTACGCAGTTCGTCCGGGCCTGCTCCAGGGAGATCCGCAGCATCGCAATGCGCTGCACCACGGCGGTTCCGCGGTGCTGTGCGACTGGGACACGGCCTGCTTCGGACCGCCCGAGTTGGACTGCGTCACGGTGGAGATCCACTGCCGCCGCTTCGGCTACGGCCGGGCCCACTACGAGCAGTTCGCCGAGCGGTACGGCTTCGACGTGACTGGCTGGTCCGGCTACGGGGTGCTGCGTGACCTCCGCGAGCTTCGGATGATCACCACGAACGCCAAGCGGGCGGCTGCTGGCACCAGCACGCTGGGCGAGGTGGTGTCGCGCGTCGAGGGCCTTCGCCGGGATCGCCATGACCTTCGGTGGAACATCCTGTAG
- a CDS encoding NUDIX hydrolase has translation MPKQRVRAVLVTPAGTTLVIKRIKPGADPYWVLVGGGVEDTDTSNEAALLREIREEIAGEAEVLRHLHELTNNAGETEHFYIARVTTWNFADRSGPEFERNDRGEYLLEEIPLTPEAIAALNLMPPQIKDVLAAATGPGGLLATA, from the coding sequence ATGCCGAAGCAGCGCGTCCGCGCCGTCCTCGTCACCCCGGCGGGCACCACTCTCGTGATCAAGCGCATCAAGCCCGGCGCTGACCCGTACTGGGTCCTCGTCGGCGGTGGCGTCGAGGACACCGACACCAGCAACGAGGCGGCCCTGCTGCGCGAGATCCGTGAGGAAATCGCCGGCGAGGCCGAGGTCCTGCGCCACCTCCACGAACTGACGAACAACGCGGGCGAGACGGAGCACTTCTACATCGCGCGGGTCACCACGTGGAACTTCGCCGATCGCTCCGGGCCCGAGTTCGAGCGGAACGACCGCGGCGAGTACCTCCTTGAGGAGATCCCCCTGACCCCCGAGGCCATCGCCGCCCTCAACTTGATGCCGCCGCAGATCAAGGACGTGTTGGCTGCCGCGACCGGCCCCGGCGGCCTGCTGGCCACGGCGTAG
- a CDS encoding SDR family NAD(P)-dependent oxidoreductase, giving the protein MTITLPELPLAARPLQGRTALVTGAATGIGAATAKALAAAGAAVAVAHHAQIGQARTVLEAVRRAGADGIEISADLTDPDAVAMMADQVRSEVGPVDILVNNAGAYPRIRWEDTDEAAWAAALEINLTAHYRTCRAVTPGMIDRGWGRIINVSSVNARVGRVGLTAYSAAKAGLLGLTPSLARELGPHGITVNTVVPGAIQVSAENDLPPHHRARPEDQIARQCVPRRGQPDDVAAAIAFLASPAASFISAQSLSIDGGWQPN; this is encoded by the coding sequence GTGACCATCACCCTCCCCGAACTGCCGCTCGCCGCCCGGCCCCTCCAGGGCCGCACCGCCCTGGTGACCGGCGCGGCCACCGGCATCGGCGCCGCCACCGCGAAGGCCCTCGCCGCTGCGGGCGCCGCCGTAGCCGTCGCCCACCACGCCCAGATCGGCCAGGCCCGCACCGTCCTGGAGGCCGTCCGCCGAGCGGGTGCCGACGGCATAGAGATCAGCGCCGACCTCACCGACCCGGACGCCGTCGCCATGATGGCCGACCAGGTCCGCTCGGAGGTCGGCCCGGTGGACATCCTCGTCAACAACGCCGGCGCCTACCCCAGGATCAGGTGGGAGGACACCGACGAAGCCGCCTGGGCAGCCGCGTTGGAGATCAACCTCACCGCCCACTACCGCACCTGCCGCGCCGTCACCCCCGGCATGATCGACCGCGGTTGGGGACGGATCATCAACGTCTCCTCCGTCAACGCCCGAGTCGGGAGGGTCGGCCTGACCGCCTACAGCGCCGCCAAGGCCGGACTCCTCGGCCTCACACCCTCCCTGGCCAGGGAACTTGGCCCGCACGGCATCACGGTGAACACTGTCGTACCGGGGGCGATCCAGGTGAGCGCCGAGAACGACCTCCCGCCCCATCACCGTGCCCGCCCGGAAGACCAGATCGCCCGGCAGTGCGTCCCCCGCCGGGGCCAGCCCGACGACGTCGCCGCCGCCATCGCCTTCCTCGCCAGCCCCGCCGCATCCTTCATCAGCGCGCAGTCGTTGAGCATCGACGGCGGCTGGCAGCCCAACTGA
- a CDS encoding nucleotidyltransferase domain-containing protein has product MDDVVTVAVSGADNTGKTKQLGIMARRLGAVAAHAGPLDAHDARWAEIKTQGMGTWWWHDAPVQEVADVLAASYLARSRHAATLPGVRLVDRGLPMLEASLAATVAVREQLDPNRAADRARQLLTPFAAELAAAESREQGVLLLHDEDPEAGTRLSLSHEASVTDTYAAYQRHLHHQIHRLADAGRFAEVIVVAGRPVVAVQDELRRLLHPHAPAIPARCLPGLGVVALGGLSESGKSTMGEYLRTRHGHDRLKIGYLIEQAAAHAGITDPYALPPVVRAELLLDGLDRYAAAHHYLTRITIESLHEHDVTAELRRMLGGQLTVTYVEAAVEVRKRRGTAGAADVEVRDEIKQARGAGRIREIADLVVSNNGTRLALERQLDRLALDAAWPVVAPATAPVNTLGLPLALEVFLTALLERTTGGDRPVIDLLAVTGSGARGKYQAGWSDLDIFVIAEPDRTEDLRAALAEAQQTLGAVKLGITVLSRAECFAGTVTSRLLHVLTLLGSGALLPQWVRPGLLIPAPTLADDVTASIKAGVQAAVEIRRQLLKPAPDLRALYKITALLAKILARFEDVERAGDEEALSDLVARVGAQPELVAAARDGHDAARELAALVLAQWTATLPPAAVVAA; this is encoded by the coding sequence GTGGACGACGTGGTGACCGTCGCGGTGAGCGGCGCGGACAACACCGGCAAGACCAAACAGCTGGGCATCATGGCCCGCCGCCTCGGCGCGGTGGCAGCCCACGCGGGTCCGCTGGACGCGCACGACGCCCGTTGGGCGGAGATCAAGACCCAGGGGATGGGCACCTGGTGGTGGCACGACGCCCCGGTGCAGGAGGTCGCCGATGTCCTCGCCGCCTCCTACCTCGCTCGCTCCCGCCACGCTGCCACCCTGCCGGGCGTGCGGCTGGTGGACCGCGGCCTGCCGATGCTGGAGGCATCGCTCGCGGCGACGGTCGCGGTGCGCGAGCAGCTCGACCCGAACAGGGCGGCCGACCGGGCCCGCCAGCTGCTCACCCCGTTCGCGGCCGAGCTGGCGGCGGCCGAGTCACGGGAGCAGGGCGTCCTGTTGCTGCACGACGAGGACCCCGAGGCTGGCACCCGCCTGAGCCTGTCCCACGAGGCGAGCGTCACCGACACCTACGCCGCCTACCAGCGGCACCTGCACCACCAGATCCACCGCCTCGCCGACGCGGGCCGCTTCGCCGAGGTGATCGTCGTCGCCGGGCGGCCGGTCGTCGCCGTCCAGGACGAACTGCGCCGCCTCCTCCACCCGCACGCCCCGGCCATCCCCGCCAGGTGCCTGCCCGGCCTCGGCGTCGTCGCGCTCGGCGGCCTGTCCGAGAGCGGCAAGAGCACCATGGGGGAGTACCTGCGCACCCGCCACGGCCACGACCGCCTCAAGATCGGCTACCTGATCGAGCAGGCCGCCGCCCACGCCGGCATCACCGACCCCTACGCCCTGCCCCCGGTGGTGCGCGCCGAACTGCTCCTCGACGGACTCGACCGCTACGCCGCCGCCCACCACTACCTCACCCGCATCACCATCGAATCCCTGCACGAGCACGACGTCACCGCCGAGCTGCGCCGGATGCTCGGAGGCCAGCTGACGGTGACCTACGTCGAGGCCGCCGTCGAGGTGCGCAAGCGGCGCGGCACCGCCGGGGCGGCCGACGTGGAGGTCCGCGACGAGATCAAGCAGGCGAGGGGCGCCGGGCGGATCAGGGAGATTGCCGACCTGGTGGTGTCCAACAACGGGACCAGGCTGGCGCTGGAGCGGCAGTTGGACCGGCTCGCGCTGGACGCCGCCTGGCCGGTCGTCGCCCCGGCCACCGCTCCGGTGAACACCCTCGGCCTGCCGCTCGCGTTGGAGGTCTTCCTCACCGCCCTGCTGGAGCGCACAACCGGCGGCGACCGGCCGGTGATCGACCTGCTCGCGGTCACCGGCTCCGGTGCCCGCGGCAAGTACCAGGCCGGCTGGAGCGACCTGGACATCTTCGTCATCGCCGAACCCGACCGCACCGAAGACCTGCGGGCCGCGCTGGCGGAGGCGCAGCAGACCCTCGGCGCGGTGAAGCTCGGCATCACGGTGCTCAGCAGGGCCGAGTGCTTCGCCGGCACGGTCACCTCCCGCCTGCTGCACGTCCTCACCCTCCTCGGCTCGGGCGCCCTGCTGCCGCAGTGGGTGCGCCCCGGGCTGCTGATCCCGGCACCGACCCTCGCCGACGATGTCACCGCGAGCATCAAGGCCGGTGTCCAGGCCGCAGTCGAGATCCGCCGCCAGCTCCTCAAGCCCGCGCCAGACCTGCGCGCCCTCTACAAGATCACCGCGCTGCTGGCCAAGATCCTGGCCCGCTTCGAGGACGTGGAGCGCGCTGGGGACGAGGAGGCGCTGTCGGACCTGGTGGCCCGCGTCGGCGCCCAGCCCGAGCTGGTCGCGGCGGCCCGCGACGGCCACGACGCCGCCCGCGAGCTGGCCGCCCTGGTCCTGGCCCAGTGGACAGCCACCCTGCCGCCCGCCGCCGTGGTGGCCGCGTGA
- a CDS encoding ASCH domain-containing protein produces MTTDTQPHGRVLADEHLEQSARRSPPGSPGPAGTHDLHLLPAYYALVASGSKTVEVRTASPAKNLIRPGDRIDFRTDHHQPVSCEVIRVARYPDFAALVNAENPAAINPTTDRRGILAALRGIYPPTKEKLGALAIEIALLPERHSDR; encoded by the coding sequence ATGACCACGGACACCCAACCGCACGGCCGCGTCCTCGCCGACGAGCACCTCGAACAGTCCGCCCGCCGCTCCCCGCCCGGCAGCCCCGGCCCGGCCGGAACGCACGACCTGCACCTGCTACCCGCCTACTACGCCCTCGTCGCCAGCGGATCCAAGACCGTCGAGGTGCGCACCGCCAGCCCGGCCAAGAACCTCATCCGCCCGGGCGACCGGATCGACTTCCGCACCGACCACCACCAGCCGGTCTCCTGCGAGGTGATCCGCGTCGCCCGCTACCCGGACTTCGCGGCCCTCGTCAACGCAGAGAACCCGGCCGCGATCAACCCGACCACCGACCGGCGCGGCATCCTCGCCGCTCTGCGCGGCATCTACCCGCCCACGAAGGAGAAGCTGGGCGCACTCGCCATCGAGATCGCCCTGTTGCCGGAGCGCCACTCCGACCGGTAG
- a CDS encoding helix-turn-helix domain-containing protein, producing the protein MSAYTPSSSVIAARRALAEQLRDLRRDAGITGRELSARCGWHPAKTSRIQDGKAAPSDADIRAWCQACGVPERAENLIAASRVVDSMYVEWRRLEKTGLRQAQESVLDLYRRTRHFRVYAHRVVPGMLQTREYTRAVLTAVQRARGTEDDVDAALDSRMDRQAMLHRSRRRTFAVLIEESVLHTSVADTETMAGQLGNLIEFSTRPAVSLGIIPFHAGRRRSPAEDFYMFDDVQTSVELVSGYLRLTQPHEIGAYAQAFSDYSDMALFGPDARRRLASALKRYR; encoded by the coding sequence ATGTCCGCGTACACCCCGTCGTCCAGCGTCATCGCGGCCCGTAGAGCCCTGGCCGAGCAACTGCGCGACCTGCGCCGCGATGCGGGGATCACCGGCCGGGAGCTCTCCGCCCGCTGCGGATGGCACCCGGCCAAGACCTCCCGCATCCAGGACGGCAAGGCCGCACCCTCCGACGCCGACATTCGGGCCTGGTGCCAGGCGTGCGGGGTGCCCGAACGTGCTGAGAATCTGATCGCGGCGTCCCGCGTTGTGGACTCCATGTACGTCGAGTGGCGCCGCTTGGAGAAGACCGGGCTGCGCCAGGCCCAGGAGTCCGTCCTCGACCTGTACCGCCGCACTCGGCACTTCCGCGTCTACGCCCACCGCGTGGTGCCCGGCATGCTCCAGACCCGCGAGTACACCCGGGCGGTGCTCACCGCAGTACAGCGCGCCCGCGGCACGGAAGACGATGTCGACGCCGCACTCGACTCCCGCATGGATCGGCAGGCCATGCTGCACCGCAGCCGCCGTCGCACCTTCGCAGTCCTGATCGAGGAATCGGTCCTGCACACCAGCGTTGCCGACACCGAGACGATGGCCGGTCAGCTCGGCAACCTGATTGAGTTCAGCACCCGGCCCGCCGTGAGTCTGGGCATCATCCCCTTCCACGCCGGCCGACGACGCTCCCCGGCAGAGGACTTCTACATGTTCGACGACGTGCAAACCTCCGTCGAACTCGTCAGCGGATACCTGCGGTTGACGCAGCCCCACGAGATCGGCGCCTACGCCCAGGCGTTCTCCGACTACTCCGACATGGCGCTCTTCGGGCCCGACGCGCGCCGAAGGCTCGCCTCCGCACTCAAACGCTACCGGTGA
- a CDS encoding DUF6879 family protein gives MSPSAARIDELLKATVRTAVHLEMRDGYTQNDPALDAWKAGHRADPGDRSSWWRPWLDVIAEAVERGVEIRRARIVSTPPSEYIRYEYDVTFPNVAAGEQVRWLPRRDASLIPLPGNDFWLFDDRLVRWGHFNGDGDSLGGELTDDPAAAALCSRAFDAVWHRAVPHDQFHF, from the coding sequence ATGTCGCCGAGCGCGGCGCGGATCGACGAGCTGTTGAAGGCCACGGTGCGGACAGCAGTGCACCTGGAGATGCGTGACGGCTACACGCAGAACGATCCCGCACTCGACGCCTGGAAGGCCGGGCACCGGGCCGACCCGGGCGACCGCTCGTCCTGGTGGCGGCCGTGGCTCGACGTCATCGCCGAGGCCGTCGAGCGAGGCGTGGAGATCAGGCGGGCCCGCATCGTGTCGACACCGCCGAGCGAGTACATCCGGTACGAGTACGACGTGACCTTCCCGAACGTGGCAGCCGGCGAGCAGGTCCGCTGGCTGCCACGTCGGGACGCGTCCCTGATCCCGCTGCCCGGAAACGACTTCTGGCTGTTCGACGACCGCCTCGTGCGCTGGGGCCACTTCAACGGAGACGGCGACTCCCTCGGCGGAGAGCTGACCGACGACCCCGCCGCTGCGGCCCTGTGCTCGCGCGCGTTCGACGCGGTCTGGCACCGCGCCGTCCCCCATGACCAGTTCCACTTCTGA
- a CDS encoding DUF6087 family protein, whose protein sequence is MHDHEEEPLEQWAARRKAKARPVGKLKAVPMGGSGSVGGAHVGRDEPRLIMGWDGYQWLPEAVAPDYPAAQRILNGIEGDGVMRATVAPTLKKPGRHRRTT, encoded by the coding sequence GTGCACGACCACGAAGAGGAACCGTTGGAGCAGTGGGCCGCGCGCCGCAAGGCCAAGGCCCGCCCGGTCGGGAAGCTGAAAGCCGTTCCCATGGGCGGCAGCGGCAGCGTCGGCGGTGCGCACGTCGGCCGGGACGAGCCCCGCCTGATCATGGGCTGGGACGGATATCAGTGGCTGCCCGAAGCAGTGGCCCCCGACTACCCGGCCGCGCAGCGCATCCTCAACGGGATTGAAGGTGACGGCGTGATGAGAGCGACCGTTGCACCGACGCTGAAGAAGCCCGGCCGACATCGCCGAACCACCTAG